CCTTTTACTTGTAATGTTGATTCATAAATATATGAGTCCTTCCTATTCCCATAATTCATATATTTATGTGATAAAAGATAATATCTGTAGTGTTTTTTAAATTTTTCTTTTTGACTCGTCAATGAATCCACTACCACCGCATAGTAATTTTGTTTCATGTAATGAATTAATTGGTCTTTTTCTTTTTTATGTGAATCAAATTTAATTGAGTTTTTATTTTGAATCGTAGAACGTTGGTTGATTCTATTTCGCCATTTTTGAGGTACTAATCGAGACCATTTTGTCTGAGATAAATTGTATTGATAATGGCCCTTTAACCAGTTTTTCCATTCATTTTTCCCAGACTTATAAATTTTCTTTTGCTTTGATTTGGAATCAAATATTCCTCGTGTCATACAATAATCCTTGATTTTATCCTTAATAAAAGAATGGGTCCTGGGATATTGAAGTACAGATCTCAAGTGATACTTGTTAAGTAATTGGGTTTGTGATAATTTGTAAAATACATATGCTTGGGACAAGGAGGATAAATCATAATTATAATAATAAATATTTGAATAATAATAAATATTTGAATTATTATTACTGATATTAGTATTATAAAACGATTTTTTTATAGTCGAAATAAAGTTCATTGTATTTTGATCTGTTTCATCAATTCCTTCTCGATTTGTTTCATCGTTGTAAATCGATTTTGTGATAATTTTTTTTGTTGATTCAAAGAAAAATTGTGCATTGATCCTAAAAATAGTAATCATACGTAGAAAGATATCTATGTATATTTTTTCAATGAATGATTTCATAAAAAATTTTAATTTACGTATAAATCGGATCTTTTTTCTTTTAAATATCTGCAAAATATGTTTCCGTGATTCCGATTTTTTATCATCACAAGTTAGAACTATTTTTTTATTGTCTTTTGTGATTCGTTCTAGTTCTATTTGATTCCTGATTGTGACTGTCCTATCAGCAAGATCCTTTATTTTTTTTTCTATGAGTGAGTAATTTGCCCAATTCATGGATCGAATTCGAATGGCCGATTCGCGAATAATCTTATTATTTATTTTAGAATCTCTTACATTTTCATTCGGTTTATATACTTTTACCCTCCTCAATTCAAATAAGAAAATAGGGTTTATTTTTTCAAATTCCTTCATTTTTTGTTTTATAACTAGAACTATTTTGATAACCCATCTTTTTTTTTCTTTAAAAACTTTTAGAACGAAAAAAAAATTATTTTTTACTTTTCTAATTATTTTTCTAATTATTTTTTGGAGTTCTTTATAAATGGGTTCAAAAAAAGAAGGTCGTTTTCGGGGAGAACCAAAAGGAACTTCTGCTTCCATTCCCCAAATTGTTAAAAAACAAAAATTTTCTTTTTTTCCTTTTTTTTTCATTGGATCTCTATGATGAGATCGTATTGTAGATCTTCGCCAAGGTTTAAGAGAGAAAGGAAATAGGATCTTTATCTGAATACCGTCTGTTAACCAATCTTTGGGAAATTCTGTTTCCGATAATTGAACACCATTATAGGTACATTTAACATGCATTTCTCTATTCCATTCCTTCAAATCCTCATACCACTCGGGGAATTGGAATAATAACATACGACCAATATTTTTAGCTATTATCAATGAAGGCAATACAATGTATTTTCTAAGAAAGGATTGGGTTACTAACATCGAACCTCTTATTGCTTGAGCAAATATAATGTTATCCCAAGTTTCTGATATTGCTATACGTTCATTTTCCTCTTTTTTCTCCTCGTTTTTTTTTTTCTTTTCTTTTGTCTCTTCCTCCTCAAAATTGTAAATTTTCAATTCCGGTTCTCTCTCAACCGAATTCCTAAAAATGAGATTCATCATTTCAGAGATATCAAAAGAAGAAAAAAAAAATGTTTTGTCTATTCGATCCAAAAAAAGTGGGGAATGCGCATTTGCTTGAAACATTTCCCAAGTAACTGTTTTACGTCTTTGAGTACGCATGGATCCTTTTATTATATCTCTACGAAAATCTGATTGTTGCGAGTAGCGTATCAAAGCCACCTCTTCTGCTTGATCACTATTACTAGTATTATTCGTATTAGTAATAGAATTGGTATTATTCTCATTATCAGTATAAATTACCACACGTTTGGCTTTTCTTGAACGAATTTCATGATCTTCCGTCGATTTTTCCTCATTTTCTTCCTCCTGTTCTTCCAGAACATTGGTCAATTTATATGACCATCGAGGAACCTTTTTACTGATTTCTTCTATTCCAATAGATTTATTTCTAGTTGTTGTTTGATTATTTGGATCAATTGTAATTATATCGAATATAAATTTCAAAGATTTTGCTTGACTTTCTGAATCAATTTTTCTTTGTTCTGCCAATAAATAACAGTTTTTCAAAGAAAAATTGGGTATGAATTCAAAAGAAAATGAAGTTAAGGAATTACCAATATAATTAAAAAATGATTTACCATCATCAAGCGAATTCTTTTGATGTTCAAATTCTCGTAAATTATTAGAAAGTAGCTCATGGATCTTATTTATCCAAAGACTTTTTATGGAATCTTCCATATAAGGGATTAAATCATTCATAATTGTACGTAAATCAAATTTTTTTATTGCTCCACGGCATGGTCCGCTCAATAAAGGATCATATGTTTTGGTCAAGCATTCTTGTTCATTCTCATGATTGCAAAATCTAGTCCTTTTTTCGAGCATATCTAGAGAAAAAAACCCCTTTTCTTTTTTTTCTTTTTCTAGAACTTTTATTCGACTTATTAATTCATTGCTCAAGTTGTATTTTTTTTGTTCATTGGTATAAACCCAATAATTATACAGGTCTTCATGGGATAATTTTTTTGTCGTGTACAAAGACATTTTTCGTTCTATCATTTCCGAAAAAGTCGATAAACTAGGTGGATATGTAAAAGATATTTTTTTTTTCCCATTACTTGGACATGTATAAAAAAAATATTGTGACATTTCATTTCGTACAGCATTTTCAAACCGATCATTTTTTATATATCGCAATGGACAATTCCATCGTTTATAATCGAAAAGAAAAGTTACAAGAGGTTTTTCAAACCAGAAATAAGTCTTTTCATTTTTCTCTTCTTTAAGTCTTCCCAATTCCCAATTATCTTGATACCTATCAAGATAAGAATCTTCGTAAACTGGGCTATCTTTATAGCATGTCTCTTTAAAGTGAAAGTGGAATTCCCCCTTTGTTTTTTCCTTTCCATTCACTCGGATCTCTTCCGTTTCATCTATTTTTTCCGGATCTTCCTGTTCTTCCGAACAAAGGGAAGGGTCTTCTTCGGCGGATCCCTCTTGTTCCTGTTTAGTCTCCTTCGTTTCGGAAGTTGTTTCTACATCGCTTTCTTCCTCACTTTCTCCCCTTTCTTCCATTTCTGAGGTTTCTTTCAGTTTCTTAGTGACAATAGGCGACGGCATTCTGCCTAAATAGTAGACACAGGTGATAAATAAGAGAATACTAAAGATTCGAGCCATAGAATTTCTCAATTCTGACACAAGGTACTTATTAGATCGAATAGAATGATTTTGCCGTATCCAGAATAATACCAATCCAACCCATTTCATGAATAAAATGTGACCAATTAACCAACCAACAAAACTACTTGTTACAAATAACATCTTGTTGTTGCATCGAAACATATAAATGTTGACTAATCTGGCTAACGTTGAACTTGGTAAAATGAAATGGTTGAATAATTGAAAAATTAGATTATTCAGGAATACACATTGAATGCTGAGATTACGCATTGAATTTCTGGTAGTAGATCCATAATAAAAAAAGTTTTTGTGATTGTTCCAGAAGAAATGAAACAAAAGATACGGTAGAACTAGGACAGTTATTGTATGAGGTCTACCCAATGCTAGATGCAGAGGCGCATAATAGATCGATATGAACATCATGAGCTGTCCCGTAATAAAACCAGTTGTTGCTGATACCTCCTTCTCGGTTCCTTCTTCCATAACCCGAGCTCGGAGAAGGAAGAGAGAAGAGGGCCCTATGGAGAATGTGGTCAGAAATCCATAATAGAGTCCGACCACAACGACCGAATTTATTATCTTCATGCATAAGGATAATAGATTACCTAGTAGAAAAGATTTTAAAATCATCACAAACCTCCCTTTTTCTTTTTTTTATATTTTTTTTTATATTGCAATTTCTCGATTATTATATGATGATTTCTTAACTTTCCATATATAGAAACAGATAGACTATAAATGACATCTCTTATGTCAATGACACCAAAGGGATATTAAATGAATGGAATTGGGATATAGATGGAATATAATGAAATAGAGCCACTTTGAGGTTCCCTATGAAATGAGGCATGGAACGGAGCCACTACGAAGAAGTTCCGGGAGTTACGAAGGAAGCTTCGGACTCATATTGTTCATGGGTTGAGAACGGGAGTTGAACTCTATGAGGTCGAATCTCCCGTTGTTCCTCAGTAGCTCAGTGGTAGAGCGGTTGGCTGTTAACTGACTGGTCGTAGGTTCGAATCCTACTTGGGGAGATTTGATTAATTCTTAATTAAAGAATGAAGAATTGAATTAAAGGGCTCGCTTTGACCGTTAGGAGTAGGTAACCCGTTCCCTGTCTTTGTTTCTATTGCATTCTATCTCATCGTATCACATTCTGTTCTACGATATTTGAGAATCGCCGTCAATACCTCGGCGTAGATCCGGGATAATCCCTTGTAAATAGCCAATTAAGAATTCTCAGATCAGATGATGTACTAGCAGTGCATCTTTGATGCAGTCATCGATTCTCCCGATAGGCCACAATTACCGCGAGCAAACATATTAATGACGAGGAACGCATTTTTGCTATGCTACTAATACTTGTACTTGCTCTGCTATTCTGCCCAAGCCTGGCTGAGGAAGAGTTACGGGAAGTAAAACAAAAATATGCTGATTCAATACTTGGTTACTATATGTAATGATCGAATCATTCACGATAAATAAAAAGAAAAAGTAAGGCCATTCCATTTCGACAAAAGACCATACCCAAGTTCAATAGCTTTGCGTCCGCTATCCCGATCATGATTTTCCTACCTCCAGAGGTAAAGGAAAGGCCCTTCCCTTTTTGGAAGGTTGTGGGCGAGGAGGGATTCGAACCCCCGACACCGTGGTTCGTAGCCACGTGCTCTAATCCTCTGAGCTACAGGCCCCACCCCGTCTCCACTGGATCTGTTCCCGGGAGTACCCTCAAAAAGGAACCTTTCCTCTCCTCAGCCATTTCGGGTTAAGAAGATGTGAAAGCGCGTTTCTCTCTATAAGAACAGTGCGTTCCGAGGTGTGAAGTGGGAGAGAAGAGATAATTGGGGTTTTGAATAAGACGACCTTTGCATTTTGGATTTTTATCTTTTTCCTATTTAAAAATATTTAAAAAGTCAAATAAGAGGTGTTAAGCTTTTTATCATTCTGGCGTCGAGCTATTTTTCCGCAGGACCTCCCCTACAGTATCGTCACCGCAGTAGAGTTTAACCACCAAGTTCGGGATGGATTGGTGTGGTTCCTCTACGCCTAGGACACCAGAATATCGAACCATGAATGAAGAAAGGCATGAGAGAAAAGCATATTGGCTAGTGATTGTGGGGCCCCAATTCTTGACTGGAAGGGACACCAAAGGCCTCTGCCCTTCCATCCCTTGGATAGATAAAGGGGGAGGGCAGAGCTTTTGGTTTTTTCATGTTGTCAAACAGTTGAACAATGAAAATAGATGGCGAGTGCCTGATCGAATTGATCAGGTCGTGTAGGAACAAGGTTCAAATCTCTCGGTCTGTTAGGATGCCTCAGCTGCATACATCACTGCACTTCCACTTGACACCTATCGTAATGATAAACGGCTCGTCTCGCCGTGACCTTATCTTGGATTCTCAATACTTCTGTCGCTCCATCCCCGCAGGGGCAGAGAACCCGTCGCTGTCTCGGCTGTGCTACCGGAGGCTCTGGGGAAGTCGGAATAGGGGAGCACTCATCTTGGGGTGGGCTTACTACTTAGATGCTTTCAGCAGTTATCCGCTCCGCACTTGGCTACCCAGCGTTTACCGTGGGCACGATAACTGGTACACCAGAGGTGCGTCCTTCCCGGTCCTCTCGTACTAGGGAAAGGTCCTCTCAATGCTCTAACGCCCGCACCGGATATGGACCGAACTGTCTCACGACGTTCTGAACCCAGCTCACGTACCGCTTTAATGGGCGAACAGCCCAACCCTTGGAACATACTACAGCCCCAGGTGGCGAAGAGCCGACATCGAGGTGCCAAACCTTCCCGTCGATGTGAACTCTTGGGGAAGATCAGCCTGTTATCCCTAGAGTAACTTTTATCCGTTGAGCGACGGCCCTTCCACTCGGCACCGTCGGATCACTAAGGCCGACTTTCGTCCCTGCTCGACGGGTGGGTCTTGCAGTCAAGCTCCCTTCTGCCTTTGCACTCGAGGGCCAATCTCCGTCCGACCCGAGGAAACCTTTGCACGCCTCCGTTACCTTTTGGGAGGCCTACGCCCCATAGAAACTGTCTACCTGAGACTGTCCCTTGGCCCGTAGGTCCTGACACAAGGTTAGAATTCTAGCTCTTCCAGAGTGGTATCTCACTGATGGCTCGGGCCCCCCCGGAAGGAGGCCTTCTTTGCCTTCCACCTAAGCTGCGCAGGAAAGGCCCAAAGCCAATCCCAGGGAACAGTAAAGCTTCATAGGGTCTTTCTGTCCAGGTGCAGGTAGTCCGCATCTTCACAGACATGTCTATTTCACCGAGCCTCTCTCCGAGACAGTGCCCAGATCGTTACGCCTTTCGTGCGGGTCGGAACTTACCCGACAAGGAATTTCGCTACCTTAGGACCGTTATAGTTACGGCCGCCGTTCACCGGGGCTTCGGTCGCCGGCTCCCCTGTCATCAGGTCACCAACTTCCTTGACCTTCCGGCACTGGGCAGGCGTCAGCCCCCATACATGGTCTTACGACTTTGCGGAGACCTGTGTTTTTGGTAAACAGTCGCCCGGGCCTGGTCACTGCGACCCCCTTTGTGAGGAGGCACCCCTTCTCCCGAAGTTACGGGGCTATTTTGCCGAGTTCCTTAGAGAGAGTTGTCTCGCGCCCCTAGGTATTCTCTACCTACCCACCTGTGTCGGTTTCGGGTACAGGTACCCTTTTGTTGAAGGTCGTTCGAGCTTTTCCTGGGAGTATGGCATGGGTTACTTCAGCGCCGTAGCGCCTGGTACTCGGGCATTGGCTCGAGGCATTTCCTCTACCCCTTCTTACCCTGAAAAAGCAGGGTCACCTTGCGTCCTTGAACCGATAACCATCTTTCGGCTAACCTAGCCTCCTCCGTCCCTCGGGACCAACAAGGGGTAGTACAGGAATATTCACCTGTTGTCCATCGACTACGCCTTTCGGCCTGATCTTAGGCCCTGACTCACCCTCCGTGGACGAACCTTGCGGAGGAACCCTTAGGTTTTCGGGGCATTGGATTCTCACCAATGTTTGCGTTACTCAAGCCGACATTCTCGCTTCCGCTTCGTCCACACCTGCTTGCGCGGGTGCTTCCCTCTAAGGCGGAACGCTCCCCTACCGATGCATTTTTACATCCCACAGCTTCGGCAGATCGCTTAGCCCCGTTCATCTTCGGCGCAAGAGCGCTCGATCAGTGAGCTATTACGCACTCTTTCAAGGGTGGCTGCTTCTAGGCAAACCTCCTGGCTGTCTCTGCACCCCTACCTCCTTTATCACTGAGCGGTCATTTAGGGGCCTTAGCTGGTGATCCGGGCTGTTTCCCTCTCGACGATGAAGCTTATCCCCCATCGTCTCACTGGCCGACCTTGACCCCTGTTATTTTGGGGTCATATCTAGTATTCAGAGTTTGCCTCGATTTGGTACCGCTCTCGCGGCCCGCACCGAAACAGTGCTTTACCCCTAGATGTCCAGTCAACTGCTGCGCCTCAACGCATTTCGGGGAGAACCAGCTAGCTCTGGGTTCGAGTGGCATTTCACCCCTAACCACAACTCATCCGCTGATTCTTCAACATCAGTCGGTTCGGACCTCCACTTAGTTTCACCCAAGCTTCATCCTGGTCATGGATAGATCACCCAGGTTCGGGTCCATAAGCAGTGACAATCGCCCTATGAAGACTCGCTTTCGCTGCGGCTCCGGTGGGTTCCCTTAACCAAGCCACTGCCTATGAGTCGCCGGCTCATTCTTCAACAGGCACGCGGTCAGAGATCACATTCTCCTCCCACTGCTTGGGAGCTCACGGTTTCATGTTCTATTTCACTCCCCGATGGGGGTTCTTTTCACCTTTCCCTCACGGTACTACTTCGCTATCGGTCACCCAGGAGTATTTAGCCTTGCAAGGTGGTCCTTGCTGATTCACACGGGATTCCACGTGCCCCATGCTACTCGGGTCAGAGCGTAAGCTAGTGATGCTTTCGGCTACTGGACTTTCGCCATCTAGGGTGCAGCATTCCACCGCTTCGCCTAGCAGCACGACGCTTGTATTGTATTGCTCTCCCACAACCCCGTTTTCACGGTTTAGGCTGCTCCCATTTCGCTCGCCGCTACTACGGGAATCGCTTTTGCTTTCTTTTCCTCTGGCTACTAAGATGTTTCAGTTCGCCAGGTTGTCTCTTGCCTGCCCATGGATTCAGCAGCAGTTCGAAAGGTTGACCTATTCGGGAATCTCCGGATCTATGCTTATTTTCAACTCCCCGAAGCATTTCGTCGCTTGCTACGCCCTTCCTCGTCTCTGGGTGCCTAGGTATCCACCGTAAGCCTTTCCTCGTTTGAACCTCGCCATTAACGTTAAGGCTATGCCATCCTAAGGTGCTGCTAAATGGAAGGATCTTATCAACGTCCATGAATGATAAATCATATATCGAACTGCCGAATTGGAAAAATTGGGTGCTATCATAGTATCAGCTAAGTTCACGGGCTGGAGATAAGCGGACTCGAACCGCTGACATCCGCCACAGGGTAAACCACTGCCTCTCAGGCCTCCCCGACTGATTCTACCATAGAGGCCAACGATAGACAATAACTCCCCCCCGAACACAGCTTACAACTTTCATCGTACTGTGCTCTCAAAAGAGCAACTCTTCTCAAAATCTCAAAAGGTGCTGAGTTGGAATCCCATTCTAAGGATTCTTGTGGTTCCGGAGAATCCAGCTACAGGAGAACCAGGAACGGAGAGCTCTCCCCCTTTTTCCGCCCGACTCTTTGGTCTTAAGAATGCTGGTTTTAAGAACGAGTGATTGCCCTTCTCCGACCCTTACTGCCCAACCGGAGAGCGGACAGCTAATGCGTTCCACTTATTGAACAGGGTCTATGGTCGGTCCGTGACCCCTGGATGCCGAAGGCGTCCTTGGGGTGATCTCGTAGTTCCTACGGGGTGGAGACGATGGGGTCGGTCCATGGATTTTCCTTCCTTTTGCCACATTTCGCTCAAAGGGTTGAAGGGAGATAGTGCATCAAGCTATTCGCAAGGGCCAACTTGATCCTCTTCCCCAGGGATCCCAGATGAGGGAACCCTAGGAGAGCCGCCGACTCCAACTATCGTCCATGTACGATCCATACTAGATCTGACCAACTGCCCATCCTACCTCCTCTACGTTCTTGACAGCCCATCTTTTTGTCTCAGTAGAGTCTTTCAGTGGCATGTTTCGGTCCTCTTCCCCATTACTTAGAAAAAGTGAGCCACCGGTTCAGGTACAAGATACTATCATTACCGCCTGGACAATTAGACATCCAACCCGTAATCGCAACGACCCAATTGCAAGAGCGGAGCTCTACCAACTGAGCTATATCCCCCCGAGCCAAGTGGAGTATGCATGAAAGAGTCAGATGCTTCTTCTATTCTTTTCCCTGGCGCAGCTGGGCCATCCTGGACTTGAACCAGAGACCTCGCCCGTGAAGTAAATCATCGCACCTACGATCCAACCAATTGGGAGAGAATCAATAGATTCTTTTTCGGGAGCGATTCATCCTTCCCGAACGCAGCATACAACTCTCCGTTGTACTGCGCTCTTCAAGTGTGCCTGTTCCCCCTTCTCCCTTACCATGGCAAGTCTTTGTGAAATAACTTCCGATGGGAAGAAAAAAGAAGGCGTTAAGAGACGCTCCTGGCCCAACCCTAGACACTCTAAGATCCTTTTTCAAACCTGCTCCCATTTCGAGTCAAGAGATAGATAAATAGACACATCCCATTGCACTGATCGGGGGGGCGCTCGTAGTGACTGAGGGGGTCGAAGACCAAGAAGTGAGTTATTTATACCAAGCATTCTTCTTATGGCTAGATCCAATCTCCTGGTCCCTGCGGAAAGGAAAAAGAATTTCACGTTCTTCCTTTCGGGAAGGGAGGATTAGGGAAATCCTATTGATTGCTGCTTTCTCCAGACCTCCGGGAAAAGCATGAAAAAAAAGGCTCGAATGGTACGATCCCTCCGTCACCCCAGAATGAAAGGGGCGATCTCGTAGTTCTTGGTCTGTGAAGATGCGTTGTTAGGTGCTCCATTTTCCCATTGAGGCCGAACCTAAACCTGTGCTCGAGAGATAGCTGTCCATACACTGATAAGGGATGTATGGATTCTCGAGAAGAGAGGAGCCGTGGTGGTCCCCCCCGGACCGCCCGGATCCCACGAGTGAATAGAAAGTTAGATCTACATTGGATCTCACCTGAATCGCCCCATCTATCCTCCTGAGGATAAGTTTGGTTTCAAACTCCGATTCGAACAGGAGGAGTACGCCATGCTAATGTGCCTTGGATGATCCACATCTCCGGGTCAGGCGCTGATGAGCACATTGAACTATCCATGTGGCTGAGAGCCCTCACAGCCCAGGCACAACGACGCAATTATCAGGGGCGCGCTCTACCACTGAGCTAATAGCCCGTCGTGTGGGCCTCCCACTGGGAGGCCTGCTATGCCAAAAGCGAGAAAAACCCCATCCCTCTCTTTCCTTTTTGTTTTGTGCCCCCATGTCCCTCCCGTGTGACGGCATGGGGACGTAAAAAAGGGGATCCTATCAACTAACTTGTTCCGACCTAGGATAATAAGCTCATGAGCTTGGTCTTACTTCACTTCACCGTCGAGAAACGAAAGAAGACTTCCATATCCAAGCTTAGCTCAGACGTAGCTCGCTTCTTTTTGGGTGTGAAGCAGTGTCAAACCAAAATACCCAACAAGCATAAGCATTAGCTCTCCCTGAAAAGGAGGTGATCCAGCCGCACCTTCCAGTACGGCTACCTTGTTACGACTTCACTCCAGTCACTAGCCCCGCCTTCGGCATCCCCCTCCTTGCGGTTAAGGTAACGACTTCGGGCATGGCCAGCTCCCATAGTGTGACGGGCGGTGTGTACAAGGCCCGGGAACGAATTCACCGCCGTATGGCTGACCGGCGATTACTAGCGATTCCGGCTTCATGCAGGCGAGTTGCAGCCTGCAATCCGAACTGAGGACGGGTTTTTGGAGTTAGCTCACCCTCGCGGGATCGCGACCCTTTGTCCCGGCCATTGTAGCACGTGTGTCGCCCAGGGCATAAGGGGCATGATGACTTGACGTCATCCTCACCTTCCTCCGGCTTATCACCGGCAGTCTGTTCAGGGTTCCAAACTCAACGGTGGCAACTAAACACGAGGGTTGCGCTCGTTGCGGGACTTAACCCAACACCTTACGGCACGAGCTGACGACAGCCATGCACCACCTGTGTCCGCGTTCCCGAAGGCACCCCTCTCTTTCAAGAGGATTCGCGGCATGTCAAGCCCCGGTAAGGTTCTTCGCTTTGCATCGAATTAAACCACATGCTCCACCGCTTGTGCGGGCCCCCGTCAATTCCTTTGAGTTTCATTCTTGCGAACGTACTCCCCAGGCGGGATACTTAACGCGTTAGCTACAGCACTGCACGGGTCGATACGCACAGCGCCTAGTATCCATCGTTTACGGCTAGGACTACTGGGGTATCTAATCCCATTTGCTCCCCTAGCTTTCGTCTCTCAGTGTCAGTGTCGGCCCAGCAGAGTGCTTTCGCCGTTGGTGTTCTTTCCGATCTCTACGCATTTCACCGCTCCACCGGAAATTCCCTCTGCCCCTACCGTACTCCAGCTTGGTAGTTTCCACCGCCTGTCCAGGGTTGAGCCCTGGGATTTGACGGCGGACTTGAAAAGCCACCTACAGACGCTTTACGCCCAATCATTCCGGATAACGCTTGCATCCTCTGTCTTACCGCGGCTGCTGGCACAGAGTTAGCCGATGCTTATTCCTCAGATACCGTCATTGCTTCTTCTCCGAGAAAAGAAGTTCACGACCCGTGGGCCTTCTACCTCCACGCGGCATTGCTCCGTCAGGCTTTCGCCCATTGCGGAAAATTCCCCACTGCTGCCTCCCGTAGGAGTCTGGGCCGTGTCTCAGTCCCAGTGTGGCTGATCATCCTCTCGGACCAGCTACTGATCATCGCCTTGGTAAGCTATTGCCTCACCAACTAGCTAATCAGACGCGAGCCCCTCCTCGGGCGGATTCCTCCTTTTGCTCCTCAGCCTACGGGGTATTAGCAACCGTTTCCAGTTGTTGTTCCCCTCCCAAGGGCAGGTTCTTACGCGTTACTCACCCGTCCGCCACTGGAAACACCACTTCCCGTCCGACTTGCATGTGTTAAGCATGCCGCCAGCGTTCATCCTGAGCCAGGATCGAACTCTCCATGAGATTCATAGTTGCATTACTTATAGCTTCCTTGTTCGTAGACAAAGCTGATTCGGAATTGTCTTTCATTCCAAGGCATAACTTGTATCCATGCGCTTCATATTAGCCTGGAGTTCGCTCCCAGCAATATAGCCATCCCTACCCTATCACGTCAATCCCACAAGCCTCTTATCCATTCTCGTTCGATCACGGCGGGGGAGCAAGTCAAAATAGAAAAACTCACATTGGGTTTAGGGATAATCAGGCTCGAACTGATGACTTCCACCACGTCAAGGTGACACTCTACCGCTGAGTTATATCCCTTCCCGGCCCCATCGAGAAATAGAACTAACTAATCCTAAGGCAAAGGGTCGAGAAACTCAACGCCACTATTCCTGAACAACTTGGAGCCGGACCTTCTTTTCGCACTATTATGGATAGTAAAATAATGGGAAAGATTGGATTCAATTGTCAACTGCTCCTATCGGAAATAGGATTGACTACGGATTCGAGCCATAGCACATGGTTTCATAAAATCCGTACGATTTTCCCGATCTAAATCGAGCAGGTTTTACATGAAGATTTTGTTCAGCATGTTCTATTCGATACTGGTAGGAGAAGAACCCGACTCGGTATTGTTAAAAAAAGAGGGTAAGCAGAACCAAGTCAAGATGATATGGATCACCCCTTCTTCTTGCGCCAAAGATCTTACATTTCCGAAGGAACTGGAGCTACATTTCTTTTCAATTTCCATTCAAGAGTTCCTATGTGTTTCCACGCCCTTTTTTTGAGACCTCGAAAAATAATGAAATGGACAAATTCCTTTTCTTAGGAACACATACAAGAAAAAGGATAATGGTAACCCCACCATTAACTACTTCATTTTCATTTATTAATTTAATAGTAATAGAAATACATGTCCTACCGAGACAGAATTTGTAACTTGCTATCCTCTTGCCTAGCAGGCAAAGATTTACCTCTGTTCAAAGACTGATTCATTCGGATCGACATGAGGGTCCAACTCCATTGCATTGCCAGAATCCATGTTGTATATTTGAAGCAGGTTGACCTCCTTGCTTCTCTCATGGTACAACCCTCTTCCCGCTGAGCCCCCTTTCTCCTCGGTCCACAGAGACAAAATGTAGGACTGGTG
This is a stretch of genomic DNA from Phoenix dactylifera chloroplast, complete genome. It encodes these proteins:
- the ycf68 gene encoding hypothetical chloroplast RF68, which produces MAYSSCSNRSLKPNGEIQCRSNFLFTRGIRAVRGGPPRLLSSRESIHPLSVYGQLSLEHRFRFGLNGKMEHLTTHLHRPRTTRSPLSFWGDGGIVPFEPFFSCFSRRSGESSNQ
- the ycf1 gene encoding hypothetical chloroplast RF1; the protein is MILKSFLLGNLLSLCMKIINSVVVVGLYYGFLTTFSIGPSSLFLLRARVMEEGTEKEVSATTGFITGQLMMFISIYYAPLHLALGRPHTITVLVLPYLLFHFFWNNHKNFFYYGSTTRNSMRNLSIQCVFLNNLIFQLFNHFILPSSTLARLVNIYMFRCNNKMLFVTSSFVGWLIGHILFMKWVGLVLFWIRQNHSIRSNKYLVSELRNSMARIFSILLFITCVYYLGRMPSPIVTKKLKETSEMEERGESEEESDVETTSETKETKQEQEGSAEEDPSLCSEEQEDPEKIDETEEIRVNGKEKTKGEFHFHFKETCYKDSPVYEDSYLDRYQDNWELGRLKEEKNEKTYFWFEKPLVTFLFDYKRWNCPLRYIKNDRFENAVRNEMSQYFFYTCPSNGKKKISFTYPPSLSTFSEMIERKMSLYTTKKLSHEDLYNYWVYTNEQKKYNLSNELISRIKVLEKEKKEKGFFSLDMLEKRTRFCNHENEQECLTKTYDPLLSGPCRGAIKKFDLRTIMNDLIPYMEDSIKSLWINKIHELLSNNLREFEHQKNSLDDGKSFFNYIGNSLTSFSFEFIPNFSLKNCYLLAEQRKIDSESQAKSLKFIFDIITIDPNNQTTTRNKSIGIEEISKKVPRWSYKLTNVLEEQEEENEEKSTEDHEIRSRKAKRVVIYTDNENNTNSITNTNNTSNSDQAEEVALIRYSQQSDFRRDIIKGSMRTQRRKTVTWEMFQANAHSPLFLDRIDKTFFFSSFDISEMMNLIFRNSVEREPELKIYNFEEEETKEKKKKNEEKKEENERIAISETWDNIIFAQAIRGSMLVTQSFLRKYIVLPSLIIAKNIGRMLLFQFPEWYEDLKEWNREMHVKCTYNGVQLSETEFPKDWLTDGIQIKILFPFSLKPWRRSTIRSHHRDPMKKKGKKENFCFLTIWGMEAEVPFGSPRKRPSFFEPIYKELQKIIRKIIRKVKNNFFFVLKVFKEKKRWVIKIVLVIKQKMKEFEKINPIFLFELRRVKVYKPNENVRDSKINNKIIRESAIRIRSMNWANYSLIEKKIKDLADRTVTIRNQIELERITKDNKKIVLTCDDKKSESRKHILQIFKRKKIRFIRKLKFFMKSFIEKIYIDIFLRMITIFRINAQFFFESTKKIITKSIYNDETNREGIDETDQNTMNFISTIKKSFYNTNISNNNSNIYYYSNIYYYNYDLSSLSQAYVFYKLSQTQLLNKYHLRSVLQYPRTHSFIKDKIKDYCMTRGIFDSKSKQKKIYKSGKNEWKNWLKGHYQYNLSQTKWSRLVPQKWRNRINQRSTIQNKNSIKFDSHKKEKDQLIHYMKQNYYAVVVDSLTSQKEKFKKHYRYYLLSHKYMNYGNRKDSYIYESTLQVKGDQEIPYNFNTLKPESFYVLVSIAISNYLEKEYIIATHKNLDRKYFDCRILHICLRKNIDIETWTNTHISTKIEKNTKTENKIIKKLKKKDIFSKTIHQGIKPSHQKKHFFDWMGMNQEKVYRTISNLEPRFFPEFVPLFDAYKIKPWIIPIKLLLFNFNFYENISQKKRININQNKKKNLQISSNQKEYLKLENSNQEKNEQQGQENLGSDLRKQNKKKNVEDNYAGSDIKKGKKKKQSKKKKEAELDFFLKKYFLFQLRWDDSLNQRMINNIKVYCLLLRLINPRKIAISSIQRGEMHLDVMLIQKDLALTELIKKGVLIIEPIRLSIKRDGKFIIYQTLGISLIDKIKYQTKRKCIKKRYVDKKNFDKSVARHGNMLVYGDKSYYDFFVPENILSPRRRRELRILICFNSRNWNFVDRNPVFCNENNIRNSGKFLNEDKHFNTNTDTNKFIKCKLFLWPNYRLEDLACMNRYWFNTNNGNRFSMSRIYMYPQFIIC